A genomic window from Quercus lobata isolate SW786 chromosome 10, ValleyOak3.0 Primary Assembly, whole genome shotgun sequence includes:
- the LOC115965176 gene encoding uncharacterized protein LOC115965176, producing MALRWFDGLKRNSINSFRQLTQAFGSRFITSSRVPRPLDSLLSLSMREGETLKAYSDRYWEMYNEIEGNYDDVAISTFKRGLPTEHGLRKSLTGKSVTSVRQLMDRIDKYKRVEEDQQTGKGKAKVVPQERRDFRSDRFNSSNRPRRDYLEQSGSTGAQAVHAVFREPLHKILEKVKNESFFQWPSRMAGDPAKRN from the coding sequence atggccttgagatggtttgatggtcTCAAGCGAAACTCCATAAACTCTTTTAGGCAACTGACACAGGCTTTTGGTTCCCGCTTCATAACCAGCAGCAGAGTCCCTCGGCCCCTAGATTCCCTcctgtccttgtccatgcgagaaggagAGACACTGAAGGCCTACTCAGACAGATATtgggaaatgtataatgagatagagggaAATTACGATGACGTCGCCATTAGCACATTCAAGAGGGGCCTGCCGACAGAGCATGGTTTAAGGAAGTCCCTGACAGGGAAATCGGTCACTAGtgtgcgccaactcatggacagaATCGACAAGTACAAGAGAGTCGAAGAAGACCAACAGACGGGAAAGGGCaaagcgaaggttgtccctcaagagaggagggacttcaggtcggaccgcTTTAACAGCAGTAATCGGCCGAGAAGGGATTACTTGGAGCAGTCTGGATCCACAGGGGCACaggcagtccatgctgtgttccgagaaccattACATAAGATCCTAGAGAAAGTGAAGAACGAATCGTTCTTTCAATGGCCAAGCAGGATGGCAGGCGATCCCGCGAAACGTAACTAG